From a single Deltaproteobacteria bacterium genomic region:
- a CDS encoding PIN domain-containing protein, translating to MGYLIDTCVLIQTERTQKTLQDFFLNLKEEPIGLSVISAAELLHGIHRAKDAKTKYKRSAFVETILEKIPIYPFDLKMARIYAELWANLKKSAVNIDTHDLLIGACALALDFSVVTFDRRDFSRIPGLKTNFLK from the coding sequence ATGGGCTATTTAATCGACACCTGCGTTCTCATTCAAACAGAACGTACCCAAAAAACACTGCAAGATTTTTTTCTAAACTTAAAAGAAGAACCTATTGGTTTAAGTGTCATATCAGCAGCCGAACTACTCCATGGCATCCACCGTGCAAAAGATGCAAAAACAAAATATAAGCGCTCAGCCTTTGTCGAAACCATTCTTGAAAAGATCCCCATTTATCCCTTCGATTTAAAGATGGCCCGTATTTATGCCGAACTCTGGGCCAACTTAAAAAAATCCGCTGTAAACATCGATACCCATGACCTGTTAATTGGAGCCTGTGCTTTAGCACTCGATTTTTCAGTAGTTACTTTTGATCGCCGAGATTTTAGCCGAATCCCAGGCCTTAAAACAAATTTTCTTAAATGA